The genomic segment ctgctgcagcagcagcagcagcagcagcagcagcagcagcccccaTCGCAGCTCTGCACAGCCCCTCACTCTTCTCATGAACCTACAAGCATGATTGACAGAGCAAAGGAGGACATTGTCACAGAGCAGATAGATTTCTCTGCTGCTCGCAAACAATTCCAGCTGATggagaattccaggcaagctgTGGCCAAGGGCCAGAGTacacccaggctgttctccatcaagcctttcTATAGGCCTCTGGGATCAATCAACTCAGATAAACCACTGATTAACTCGAGACCACCTTCTGTTGGGGGACCTCCAGAAGACAGTGGTGCCTCAGCCGCCAAGGGGCAGAAATCCCCCGGTGCCCTGGAGACCTCATCGGCAGCAGCAAGCCAGGGCAGCACAGCCCCTCAGGGGAAGGAAGGGCCCTACAGCGAGCCTTCTAAACGTGGGCCCTTATCTAAACTGTGGGCAGAGGATGGAGAATTTACGAGTGCCCGGGCTGTCCTCACCGTGGTCAAGGATGATGACCATGGGATTTTGGATCAGTTCTCAAAATCCGTCAATGTCTCCTTGACCCAAGAGGAGCTTGACTCTGGTCTGGATGAATTGTCAGTGAGGTCTCAGGATACCACCGTCCTGGAGACCCTATCCAATGATTTCAGCATGGACAACATCAGTGACAGCGGGGCCTCAAATGAGACAACCAATGCCCTCCAGGAAAATTCACTGACCGATTTTTCTCTGCCCCAGACACCACAAACTGACAACCCCTTAGAGGGCCGAGGAGAAGGCGCCTCCAAGTCATTTAGTGATCATGGTTTCTATTCCCCTTCCTCCATGCTGGGGGACTCTCTGTCGGTTGATGATCCCTTGGAGTATCAGGCTGGCCTCCTGGTGCAGAATGCCATTCAACAAGCCATAGCTGAGCAGGTGGATAAAGCTGTGTCCAAAACCAGCAGGGATGGAGCAGAGCCACAGGGACCTGAAGCGACTGTAGAGGAAGCTGAAGCCGGGGCTTTCAGCtcagagaagcctcagagcatgTTTGAGCCACCTCAGGTGTCTTCTCCTGTTCAAGAGAAAAGGGATGTCTTGCCAAAGATTCTGCCTGCTGAAGACAGGGTGCTCAGGGAAAGGGGGCCCCCCCAGCCACTGCCAGCTGTGCAGCCCAGTGGCCCAATTAACATGGAGGAGACCAGGCCCGAAGGAAGCTATTTCAGCAAGTACTCGGAGGCCGCTGAGCTGAGaagtacagcctccctcctggccacTCAAGAATCCGACGTGATGGTTGGGCCCTTCAAACTGAGGTCCAGGAAACAGCGGACTTTGTCCATGATTGAAGAAGAGATCCGAGCAGCtcaggaaagggaagaggagcTGAAGAGGCAGAGACAAGTCTTGCAGAGTGTGCAGAGTCCCAGGACAAAGAACGCCCCGTCGCTGCCCTCCAGAACATGCTACAAAACTGCCCCAGGTAAGTGAGGTGCCTCACACCAGAGACAGCAATCTGTCATTGTTGATTTCAGCTCATGGGTTTCCATGTGGAgcctcctctgtgtgtgtctggaaTAAGTACGGGGGGCGGGGGCACTGGCATGAGAATTCCAACATACAGGGACATGCAACAAAAGTGTGAGTGTCCTCTAGAAGAACGCTGAGCTTGGATGGAGTTTGCCACTTACCAGAGGATGCAATAGCtcttcgttgttgttgttgttctgcttTGGCCTTGGTTTATTACAGAGAATTGTCCTCTTTTATCTGAAAGCCTGCCTTTTGTCTGAGGAAGAGGCTGATTGTGGCACAGAACCAGAGTGGACCCATGTGTGAACTATGTTGGAATCAGTTAGCTTGACCCTCAGTATCTGTAGTTAAATCGAAGCCATCTGATTTGGGAGATGTCCTCTACTAACTAACCCCTCTGAATGCTGGTTCCCTTCCCAGCAATGATGGTCATGGCTTGGCATTGGAGACTGACgcatgcaaaatatttttgttcatcttCTGTGTGACTGGGTTTTTCTTCCAGAGTCACCACAAAGCAACAGCTACTTTGGAATCAAGGGTGGGCTCATCTATTCTTGTCATGTGACCCATTTGGACAAGTTGAATTACCGTCCACAAAGGCAGGTCTTTATCCCTTCATATTGCCTGAGTGGTCCCTTTTTCAAACACTTTGTATAGATGGTTGATGTTAATTCAAGTAGTAATTATTGTTGCTACCATATGGATAATAGGATGACCAATAGTTTTATTTCCCATGTGGATTTGATGGCAATCAGGGATCCACGCATCTTCAACTATAGAAAATGCTGCTCAAAGTGTGGTCTAAGCTAGTCCAGCAATCATTTGCTACTGGTTCTTTCTAAGATAAGTTCTGATGTTGGGAGTATTTGAAAACTCTTACTTCAATATGATATTGTCCTGAAATCCAAGTGtgagattttgtattttataaaagtattgcTTCATAATGGACTGGTGGGGAAAACCTGATGCTTTACcagagaaaaattaagaattattacCCTaaaatataattgttgacatTTGACTTGGTCCATCCAGATGTTAATCTTATCTTGACACTTAGCTTCCATTAAATCTACAATGACACAGCGTGACTCTTgtcattaactttttaaattttggaagaaTCTCCAACCCAAAGAAAAGTTCCCAAGCACAGtacaaatgtttttctattttgaatcATTTGAGAGTAAATTGCCAACATGATGCCCCATCTCCTTCAATTTTGTAGACTCCTCCTCAGTGTGGGTCTCTGATGCTTTCACTTGATTATTTTCAGGTTGTGCATCTTTGCTAGGACCAAATTGATGCTGTGTTCTCACTGTATCCAAACAGATAGCATGTAGTATTAGTTTGTCCCAATGTGGTGACAGGTGTCAACTCTGATCACTTAATATTGATTATGATCACTCCATTGAGGGAGTGTCTGCCAGGACTCTGCATagtaaagttttttcttttgtaattaattcatattttgtAGGGCAATACTTTGGTATTGCGTAATTTTCACCCCATTTGTCATCAAGCTTTATGTCGGTATGATCTCATGGATTCCTATGATATTCAATGGATTATaatccatttcttttatttttatcctcagCTTGTTCAGATAGAGCTCACAGGATCCCTTTCTGGCTAACTTACGTGACCTTCGGAGATGTCCTCATTATCATCTGAGTGCTTCCTCAATTTCTGGCATCACAAGATATTCCAGTTTCATCTTATACTTTCCCAACCCCAAAATCAGTTGTGTCTCCAAAAAGCACTAGTGTCTGATGATGGTATTTAGGAAAAAGATCTGGGTGCTGGGTGTGCTCATTGTCATTGAATTGTGGCTGGTCCTAGGCACTCTCAATGGACAGAATTAGAAGTTATACACATCTCTGGgcttggcactgtggctcacacctgtaatcccaacactttgggagactgaggtgggcagatcacgaggtaaaaagatcaagaccatcctggccaacatagtgaaaccttatctctactaaaaatacaaaaattagctgggcatggtggcgcactcctatagtcccagctacttgggagactgaggcaggagaatggcttgaacctgagaggcagtggttgcagtaagccaagatcgtgccactgcactccagtctggcaacagagtgagactctgtcaaaagtggggtgggggggggggaggaaggagggagggagggaaagaaatgaTGCACATGTCTCTTGAAAACCATGAGTTCACCCTGATACCTTTTAGTTCTAATTTAATAAAAGGGTCATTCATACTTTCTCCCTTTCTATATTTGTAACCACCTTCCTGACAAGAGACTTAGTTGTTATTATCtgtaatatgtttattatttgacCAGCCCTCCTCCCGCCACACTCCAGTATAACCAGTCTCCTGTTTTCCTCACCAAACTTGGGCTCTGACATCATTTTTTGGGTGGCCACTGCCACCCCCATTCACCAGCACCCTCCTTACCCTACCTGGGCTCCAGCCCCACAGCAGGTGCCGTTTTGCTCAGCCTGGCCTAGTGACTTTTGCACTGAATTGtttgggaaggaaaggaaagggaggaagaagaggaagactgCAGTGACTTCCTTAATATATGCCATCACACTGGTGATAAagtttcaacaaataaatattggGGGGGcacagacattcagaccatagcagtgaGTATTTTCAGGATTCTCTGACTATTTCGTAATTGAACCCCTCACCATATTACCCCGAACTTTATTTCTAGCACGTAAACAATTGTCTAACCTAAAGACATTTCAGTGCTCTTTCCTGATTCCCCCACTGGCTGTTGTTCATCAGGCTTCCCCACCAGGACCAAGGTTGCCTTCAACAAGTCAGCATCCTAAGGCTTGCCACTGGCATCCCAGCAACCCAGTATCAACCTCCCCAGCACTTTCCTCTGTGCTAATACTGATCTCTTCTCCCATATCCCATCCCCATAGGATTGATTTCTGGTCCCTACAGGGAGATGGCAATTTATCCGTGCAAGTCTGCGCTCTGCTCCAGTCTTAATGTCATATTGAGTACAGTCATGATAATGTGCATACATGTCATTCCTTCATGTTTATCTCTAGAACATTTAAAGCTGGCCCCCCGGGCTTCCCAGAATTACAACATGAGTTGAAAGAAACTGAACGTAAAACACAGTTTTCTTCCTGTGCATGTGTGGAAATCTTTGGAGTATTGCTTGACCGGCCAACCTCCAAGTTCATGATCAGGGAGAAGGCTGACACGTGACTCTGAGCAGCCCAACTAGACAATTCATGGCCAGGGTCAGAACTGCTGGGCCCAACGGTTTTGTGAATGGAGATATTACCTAGTTCCTATGGGACATTTCACATTTCGTGCCAGAAGAAGCGACTCCACTAGTTTGTTGTGTGACTGACACTGATGATGAGATACTAGgtgatgaaaaatataatttttaacttcTCTGGTAGAAATCGTGCTGGTGGCATGCTGGAATCCTAAAACCttaaagcaaataaaatccaCTGAGAGCCAAGATATGGTAAGGAAGGATAAATCTTCTAATTCTTTCCATAGAAAAGTTGTCTAGACAGAAACTCCATCCCCCAGGTGTGGAAATGATACTGTTTTGCTtttagtggcttttttttttttgagacagagttttgctcttgttgcccaggctctgttTAGAAAGGATATAGTCATTGTTAATGACCACATATCTGGAAATTATCTTCTTGGTTCTtacttgacttttttttgtttttgggggtggggggagcggagatgaagtcttgctctgtcacccaggctggagtgctgcagtggcacgaacttggctcactgtaacctccacctcccaggttcaagtgattctcctgcctcagcctcctgagtagctgggattacaggcacccaccaccacgcccagcgactttttttttttttttggtagttttagtagagacagggtttcatcatattggccaggctggtctccagctcctgacttcaggtgatctgcccaccctggcctcccaaaatgctaggattacaggtgtgagccaccacacccggcccttatTTGACTTTTAAAGGAAGAAGATCCACTTAAATAGAATTTGAGTGACATTTGTTTATACAGAGGTGAACAAAATGTACAGTCCCTGCTCTCAGGGAACTTAATGGTTCAGTAAGAAAAGCAACATTAAACAAATGAGGTGATTTTCTGACAGAGAAGCACAGAGACCAGTATGAGTACAAAACAAAGAAGACCATATCTTTTGGAGGATAAAGAAAGCCTTCGTTCCTCAGGAAATTATTGTCTAAGCTGAGAACTGAAGGAATCAAGTTGGGCTCAGGGTGTAGGGGAGAAGGAAGGGCACCTAAAAGAGGCCCACAAGGAATAGAGAACTTGGCACATTTGAGGTATTTAAATAAGGTCAGAGTAACTTAAAGGTTAAGATatttgaaacaaaacagaaattgatTCAGAGCCAGACAACAAAGAGTTCTATCAATCATGTTAAGGGTTTTCGACTTTAGAGTTTATCCTACAATCAGTGAGAAGACACTGAGTTTTTAAAGGAGTAATTATCTCTACACAACCCCAAGCTGTCCTGCCTTCACTATAAATTGATGGACTAAATGTCTTCCTGTTGTAATGAATCCATTTCACAGGCTTGGATTGAGCTCTTCCTGCTTACAAGCACTTCTGAAGGCAGGTGCCATCTTGGTGAATACCCTGTATGTTATGTGTGAGGCCATGCTTCCaatagtgtgtgcatgtgtgccctCTGCTGATGG from the Callithrix jacchus isolate 240 chromosome 1, calJac240_pri, whole genome shotgun sequence genome contains:
- the PALM2AKAP2 gene encoding A-kinase anchoring protein 2 isoform X17 produces the protein MSLTQQHFGWLGSQGRMSPWTMMGVKKTPQLSEDDIQLKSEGDNYSANLLEPATSALSPDHKNMEIEVSVAECKSVPGITSTPHPMDHPSPFYSSPHNGLLTDHHESLDNDVAREIRYLDEVLEANCCDSAVDGTCNGTSSPEPGAVVLVGGLSPPVQETTQPEPTERTASRQALPHIELSNSSLDPMAEAERANGHSPGQPRDVLGDGLQAPVSPSSSTSSRCSSRDGEFTLTTLKKEAKFELRAFHEDKKPSKLFEDDEHEKEQYCIRKVRPSEEMLELEKERRELIRSQAVKKNPGIAAKWWNPPQEKTIEEQLDEEHLESHKKYKERKERRAQQEQLLLQQQQQQQQQQQPPSQLCTAPHSSHEPTSMIDRAKEDIVTEQIDFSAARKQFQLMENSRQAVAKGQSTPRLFSIKPFYRPLGSINSDKPLINSRPPSVGGPPEDSGASAAKGQKSPGALETSSAAASQGSTAPQGKEGPYSEPSKRGPLSKLWAEDGEFTSARAVLTVVKDDDHGILDQFSKSVNVSLTQEELDSGLDELSVRSQDTTVLETLSNDFSMDNISDSGASNETTNALQENSLTDFSLPQTPQTDNPLEGRGEGASKSFSDHGFYSPSSMLGDSLSVDDPLEYQAGLLVQNAIQQAIAEQVDKAVSKTSRDGAEPQGPEATVEEAEAGAFSSEKPQSMFEPPQVSSPVQEKRDVLPKILPAEDRVLRERGPPQPLPAVQPSGPINMEETRPEGSYFSKYSEAAELRSTASLLATQESDVMVGPFKLRSRKQRTLSMIEEEIRAAQEREEELKRQRQVLQSVQSPRTKNAPSLPSRTCYKTAPGKIEKVKPPPSPTTEGPSLQPDLTPEEAAGTQRPKNLMQTLMEDYETHKSKRRERMDDSSVLEATRVNRRKSALALRWEAGIYANQEEEDNE
- the PALM2AKAP2 gene encoding A-kinase anchoring protein 2 isoform X18, coding for MEIEVSVAECKSVPGITSTPHPMDHPSPFYSSPHNGLLTDHHESLDNDVAREIRYLDEVLEANCCDSAVDGTCNGTSSPEPGAVVLVGGLSPPVQETTQPEPTERTASRQALPHIELSNSSLDPMAEAERANGHSPGQPRDVLGDGLQAPVSPSSSTSSRCSSRDGEFTLTTLKKEAKFELRAFHEDKKPSKLFEDDEHEKEQYCIRKVRPSEEMLELEKERRELIRSQAVKKNPGIAAKWWNPPQEKTIEEQLDEEHLESHKKYKERKERRAQQEQLLLQQQQQQQQQQQPPSQLCTAPHSSHEPTSMIDRAKEDIVTEQIDFSAARKQFQLMENSRQAVAKGQSTPRLFSIKPFYRPLGSINSDKPLINSRPPSVGGPPEDSGASAAKGQKSPGALETSSAAASQGSTAPQGKEGPYSEPSKRGPLSKLWAEDGEFTSARAVLTVVKDDDHGILDQFSKSVNVSLTQEELDSGLDELSVRSQDTTVLETLSNDFSMDNISDSGASNETTNALQENSLTDFSLPQTPQTDNPLEGRGEGASKSFSDHGFYSPSSMLGDSLSVDDPLEYQAGLLVQNAIQQAIAEQVDKAVSKTSRDGAEPQGPEATVEEAEAGAFSSEKPQSMFEPPQVSSPVQEKRDVLPKILPAEDRVLRERGPPQPLPAVQPSGPINMEETRPEGSYFSKYSEAAELRSTASLLATQESDVMVGPFKLRSRKQRTLSMIEEEIRAAQEREEELKRQRQVLQSVQSPRTKNAPSLPSRTCYKTAPGKIEKVKPPPSPTTEGPSLQPDLTPEEAAGTQRPKNLMQTLMEDYETHKSKRRERMDDSSVLEATRVNRRKSALALRWEAGIYANQEEEDNE
- the PALM2AKAP2 gene encoding PALM2-AKAP2 protein isoform X16 translates to MLLKECESASNVKETSDPDMAIKKTPQLSEDDIQLKSEGDNYSANLLEPATSALSPDHKNMEIEVSVAECKSVPGITSTPHPMDHPSPFYSSPHNGLLTDHHESLDNDVAREIRYLDEVLEANCCDSAVDGTCNGTSSPEPGAVVLVGGLSPPVQETTQPEPTERTASRQALPHIELSNSSLDPMAEAERANGHSPGQPRDVLGDGLQAPVSPSSSTSSRCSSRDGEFTLTTLKKEAKFELRAFHEDKKPSKLFEDDEHEKEQYCIRKVRPSEEMLELEKERRELIRSQAVKKNPGIAAKWWNPPQEKTIEEQLDEEHLESHKKYKERKERRAQQEQLLLQQQQQQQQQQQPPSQLCTAPHSSHEPTSMIDRAKEDIVTEQIDFSAARKQFQLMENSRQAVAKGQSTPRLFSIKPFYRPLGSINSDKPLINSRPPSVGGPPEDSGASAAKGQKSPGALETSSAAASQGSTAPQGKEGPYSEPSKRGPLSKLWAEDGEFTSARAVLTVVKDDDHGILDQFSKSVNVSLTQEELDSGLDELSVRSQDTTVLETLSNDFSMDNISDSGASNETTNALQENSLTDFSLPQTPQTDNPLEGRGEGASKSFSDHGFYSPSSMLGDSLSVDDPLEYQAGLLVQNAIQQAIAEQVDKAVSKTSRDGAEPQGPEATVEEAEAGAFSSEKPQSMFEPPQVSSPVQEKRDVLPKILPAEDRVLRERGPPQPLPAVQPSGPINMEETRPEGSYFSKYSEAAELRSTASLLATQESDVMVGPFKLRSRKQRTLSMIEEEIRAAQEREEELKRQRQVLQSVQSPRTKNAPSLPSRTCYKTAPGKIEKVKPPPSPTTEGPSLQPDLTPEEAAGTQRPKNLMQTLMEDYETHKSKRRERMDDSSVLEATRVNRRKSALALRWEAGIYANQEEEDNE
- the PALM2AKAP2 gene encoding A-kinase anchoring protein 2 isoform 4 (AKAP2) (isoform 4 (AKAP2) is encoded by transcript variant 4), with amino-acid sequence MRWPQPGAAARLPSESPGFPEREAAAARRGSREPQDCALGSRRPEKTPQLSEDDIQLKSEGDNYSANLLEPATSALSPDHKNMEIEVSVAECKSVPGITSTPHPMDHPSPFYSSPHNGLLTDHHESLDNDVAREIRYLDEVLEANCCDSAVDGTCNGTSSPEPGAVVLVGGLSPPVQETTQPEPTERTASRQALPHIELSNSSLDPMAEAERANGHSPGQPRDVLGDGLQAPVSPSSSTSSRCSSRDGEFTLTTLKKEAKFELRAFHEDKKPSKLFEDDEHEKEQYCIRKVRPSEEMLELEKERRELIRSQAVKKNPGIAAKWWNPPQEKTIEEQLDEEHLESHKKYKERKERRAQQEQLLLQQQQQQQQQQQPPSQLCTAPHSSHEPTSMIDRAKEDIVTEQIDFSAARKQFQLMENSRQAVAKGQSTPRLFSIKPFYRPLGSINSDKPLINSRPPSVGGPPEDSGASAAKGQKSPGALETSSAAASQGSTAPQGKEGPYSEPSKRGPLSKLWAEDGEFTSARAVLTVVKDDDHGILDQFSKSVNVSLTQEELDSGLDELSVRSQDTTVLETLSNDFSMDNISDSGASNETTNALQENSLTDFSLPQTPQTDNPLEGRGEGASKSFSDHGFYSPSSMLGDSLSVDDPLEYQAGLLVQNAIQQAIAEQVDKAVSKTSRDGAEPQGPEATVEEAEAGAFSSEKPQSMFEPPQVSSPVQEKRDVLPKILPAEDRVLRERGPPQPLPAVQPSGPINMEETRPEGSYFSKYSEAAELRSTASLLATQESDVMVGPFKLRSRKQRTLSMIEEEIRAAQEREEELKRQRQVLQSVQSPRTKNAPSLPSRTCYKTAPGKIEKVKPPPSPTTEGPSLQPDLTPEEAAGTQRPKNLMQTLMEDYETHKSKRRERMDDSSYTSKLLSCKVTSEVLEATRVNRRKSALALRWEAGIYANQEEEDNE
- the PALM2AKAP2 gene encoding A-kinase anchoring protein 2 isoform 3 (AKAP2) (isoform 3 (AKAP2) is encoded by transcript variant 3), which translates into the protein MRWPQPGAAARLPSESPGFPEREAAAARRGSREPQDCALGSRRPEKTPQLSEDDIQLKSEGDNYSANLLEPATSALSPDHKNMEIEVSVAECKSVPGITSTPHPMDHPSPFYSSPHNGLLTDHHESLDNDVAREIRYLDEVLEANCCDSAVDGTCNGTSSPEPGAVVLVGGLSPPVQETTQPEPTERTASRQALPHIELSNSSLDPMAEAERANGHSPGQPRDVLGDGLQAPVSPSSSTSSRCSSRDGEFTLTTLKKEAKFELRAFHEDKKPSKLFEDDEHEKEQYCIRKVRPSEEMLELEKERRELIRSQAVKKNPGIAAKWWNPPQEKTIEEQLDEEHLESHKKYKERKERRAQQEQLLLQQQQQQQQQQQPPSQLCTAPHSSHEPTSMIDRAKEDIVTEQIDFSAARKQFQLMENSRQAVAKGQSTPRLFSIKPFYRPLGSINSDKPLINSRPPSVGGPPEDSGASAAKGQKSPGALETSSAAASQGSTAPQGKEGPYSEPSKRGPLSKLWAEDGEFTSARAVLTVVKDDDHGILDQFSKSVNVSLTQEELDSGLDELSVRSQDTTVLETLSNDFSMDNISDSGASNETTNALQENSLTDFSLPQTPQTDNPLEGRGEGASKSFSDHGFYSPSSMLGDSLSVDDPLEYQAGLLVQNAIQQAIAEQVDKAVSKTSRDGAEPQGPEATVEEAEAGAFSSEKPQSMFEPPQVSSPVQEKRDVLPKILPAEDRVLRERGPPQPLPAVQPSGPINMEETRPEGSYFSKYSEAAELRSTASLLATQESDVMVGPFKLRSRKQRTLSMIEEEIRAAQEREEELKRQRQVLQSVQSPRTKNAPSLPSRTCYKTAPGKIEKVKPPPSPTTEGPSLQPDLTPEEAAGTQRPKNLMQTLMEDYETHKSKRRERMDDSSVLEATRVNRRKSALALRWEAGIYANQEEEDNE